The Oscillatoria acuminata PCC 6304 genomic interval CGGAACGTTATAACCCCTCAGATGCTCTTAGTAATTGGTCGATTACCTAAGTAGTGATAAGTGTAAGCGTCAGCACTGAGGGGGTGAGATGTAACCCGAAGCAAAACGCCATTCGGTAATGGAATGGATAGGCTAACAGGTTACGGTTTAGATGCAAGGAAAGGATGACAGTAGCAATGAATACGGTTAAAACGAGTTTAAAGACTACGGAAACATGGAACGCAATTCCTTGGACAAAAGTTCAAAGAAAAGTATTTAAGTTGCAAAAACGTATTTTCCAAGCGGCTAAATCGGGACAGGATGCCAAAGCAAGAAGGTTGCAAAAACTTCTAACTTCATCATACTACGCTAGGCTCTTAGCGGTCAGGAAAGTGACCCAAGATAACCAAGGCAAGAAGACGGCAGGGATAGATGGTGTAAAATCCTTAAAACCCAAACAACGTCTCGAACTTGCTAAGGACCTTGGTAAACACTCTAAAGCCAAAGCACTCAGAAGGGTTTGGATTCCCAAACCAGGACGTGATGAAAAGCGCCCATTGGGTATCCCAATCATTAGAGATAGAGCCGAGCAAGCCTTGGTTAAACAAGCCTTAGAACCCGAATGGGAAGCTAGGTTTGAAGGGACGAGCTATGGGTTTCGACCCGGACGCTCTGCTCACGACGCAATAGGTCGTATCTACGCATCCATAAATCAGGGCAGTTACTATGTCCTAGATGCAGATATAACCAAATGCTTCGACAAGATTAACCATGAATACCTACTGTCCAAATTAGATTGTTGTTTACAACACCGTCGCCAAATCAAACAATGGTTAAAGGCAGGGGTAGTGGATAATGGCATATTTGAGGATACTGAAAGCGGGACACCTCAAGGAGGGGTAATAAGTCCACTCCTGGCCAACATTGCATTGGATGGAATGGCCAGGTTAATCGAAGAACTGTATCCAAAAAGGAAAGGTCAGAAAGTCAAGGCCACCTTAATCAGATATGCTGATGATTTCGTAGTAATCTCACCAGAGATTGAAATCATCAATCAATGCAAGATAGCTTTGGAAAACTGGCTAAAGTTTGTAGGACTTGAGCTTAAACCTGAAAAGACCAAAATATGCCACACACTTAGAGAAATCGAAGTAAATGGAGAAAAGGTCACACCAGGATTTGATTTTCTCGGATTTACCATCAGGCAATATCCAGTAGGTAAATACAAGTCCGGGAAAACAGGAGGCGCAAACAGCAGACTAATCGGGCATAAAACCCATATCAAGCCAAGCGCCAAAGCAATCAAAGCCCACAGTGAAGCGCTAAAGGGTGTCATCAAAAATCATAAAACTGCACCCCAAGCGGCTCTGATAAGTAGACTAAACCCAATCATCAGAGGGTGGAGTAATTACTACTCAGGAGTAGTTTCAATGGAAACCTTCAACCAAATGGACCATAATATTTGGCAACAATTGAGGGCATGGACAGTATCAAGATGCGGTCAGGCAAACCTTGAAAAGCTGAGAAAATATTTCCATAAGGTCACGGTTAAAATCGGAAACGGAAAGGAAAGAAATGAGAAGTGGCTGTTTCAAGCAAAAGACGGATTAAGTCTCTGGAAACACTCCTATACTCAAATTACAAGGCATACATTGGTCAAGCCAGAAGCATCCCCGTATGACGGAAATTGGAGTTATTGGGCAACTAGAAGAGGAACCTCATTAGAAGTTCCAATGCGAGTAGCAAAATTGCTTAAAAAGCACTCAGGCCGATGTTCACGTTGCGGACAATATTTCGCAATGGAAGACTTGATGGAGGTTGACCACATCCAGCCACTCTCAATGGGAGGTAAAGATGAATACCGAAATCTACAGTTATTGCATCGGCACTGTCACGATAAAAAGACGGCTGAAGATATGCAGAACGTCAAGTCGTACCAATGACAATGGGCGTCTAAACTAGGAGCCGGATGAGGTGAAAGTCTCATGTCCGGTTCTGAATGGGAGGGGATGGAGGTGACTCCATTCTCGACCCCTAATAAATCAGGGTTTCTTGTAGGGGCGTATTGCATACGCCCTAAAGAGGGCGTATGCAATACGCCCCTACAATCTACACACCTTGACAGGGCTAGTCTATAAAAACCCATACCTTCAAGGGTGGAGGCTCACAGGACAGAGTCTCTCCTGCGCGAGCTAAAAGCGAAAATCGACTTTTAACAACTGGATTTGGTTATGACCCGAGGGGTTGTCAAAAACTGAGGGGATTGGTTATAGTTTAAAAGGGTCGGTTTCCACTCTGACCCCTCACTTGTATCGGTACTCTTACCCTTAAGAACATAGGTAGTCATAAATATGTAATGATGCGGTTAAACTACTAATAGAAATATCCTTATTTTATAAAAATAAAAGCCAAATTATTGTGCTTTAATAAGCTAGTCTTATAAAAAATATTTTAACTTTAAATATTTTTCGGTAATGGAAAATGTTAAATTAAAGCCATAAATATAAATTTGTAATTGTTCAGCCAGACCCACGGTTGGTTCTTGACGGGTTAACCATAACGTCTCGTCTTCATCCCACCAGCGCAACCCACACCATCGTTGATCATGCAGTCGTCATTTTCGTCCCTCAACCCACTTTGGTTTAAGGGTTATCGCCACTGCGATGAGCTATAGAGAACCCCGGTCAAAAACCCGGGGTTCTTTAGGTTGAAAGGGGGGATATCCCGCTTCTGTTTTCCAGACTTATCAGTACCAGATTTGGGATAAATCCTGCTCACATTAGCTTCAAAAGCTGCCCCATTTCAGTAGCTGCATCGAGAAAGGGGAGCTTTTGGAGACGACGATAGCGCTCTTGAGGATTCTGCATTTGGGAGTAACTAATGAGCTTTTGACTAAATTCCAATAGGTAATAAAACAGCAATTGGAACTCGAAGGCTTCAGGGGGTTGCTCGAACCGTTGAGCATAGATCTGGCGAATGGCGTTGTGAATTTCACTGCCAACACTAAAAGAGATAATAAAACGAGCGAACTCTGCAACAATGGGATGGGTGCCCCAGGTTTCCCAATCGAGTAAAATAAACTCTCCTGTGGGGGTAACACCGACATTATTTATACACATATCCCCATGACAAATACTGAAGGGAACATCGACCTCGTAAGTTGAGAAGTGATCAACGAGTTGACGAAAGGTATCAGCTTGTGCAGATTTTATTTCAGCCATTGCTGGACTGGTTAATGCCTGATGGAACAGCAGATCTGGCGTAGTTTTAAAGGCTGTTGAAAGCGGTTGCCATTCAACGGTTTCATACCACTTCATCAAAAGGGGGGTAAACTGGTCTTTCATCCTTTGGCGATCGCGATCGATCTGAGGATTTATGGGTTGACAGGAAACTCGTTCTTCGAGGCAATAAGCAACTCCTGCTTCTTCCCCAAAAGCCAGAACCTTGGGTGTTTTAATAGAATCCCCTAATTTTTTCTGGATATCGTCTCTTCCCAGCTTCTCCCGTTCCCACCAGGTGGGTGGTAACGGATTAGTGGTTGCTGAAGAAGCTGTTTGAGGAGCTTGACGGGCTTTAAGGGTGACATTGGGATAGAAAATTCTGACCCCTTTATTAATCTGACAGAGGCGAATAGAATTAGCACTGGTCTGGATTTTAAGTCCCTTTCCCAGACAACTTTTTGCAGCAGCAACCAGCCGATTTTTCCTGTCCCCGGTCTTAGTGAAGCCCCGTAAAATTTGGGGAATATTTCCCGAACTAGCGGGAAGCCAGTATTGTTCGCCAGAGTGCAAAAAAATGCGAAGTGGTGGGGAAATATCCGGTAGTAGCTTCTGCTCCAGGGTAGGTAAAGCGGATATTAACCAATCATAATCGGGTAGTGTGGGATTAGGCAAATTTTTTCACCTCTATTTGATAGTGGGATTGGATAGAGATATGGACCAACAGGAATGCGAGCAAACGCCCAGTTTATGGGGTGACCTTGCTGCAAAATGCAAAAAAATGAACGGGATCAACGCTTTGAATGAAGCCTTAGTGAGTCAAGGATTATATTTTCCAGGATTAGTAGGACGAAAAGCCCGCTTGCACCAAATAATGGCGATCGGCAGACTCTCACTGAGTTAAGTTTTCTTTTGTCATCACCTCGAAATAAAAAGACAGTTTATATCGAGCATCAAAAGGTGCGAGATGCTCCAATCCCTTCTCAATCCAGGTCAAATCGAGTACAATAAACACTCAATCCAGTTCGGTTTGTGAGAGGATGGGTTAGCTGATGTTAATTGACGTTCTAATGTTATTTGCCAGTGCTGGATTAGGAGTCGCCGCGACGGAATGTCGTGAATGGGCCCAGCGCAAAGCTGGGGAACGCAATCATGATATTGAGCAAGCACTGCTCAAAGCGCATCAGCGCAGCTTAAAAGATATTCGCACCTATTGTCAAAAATCACCCGAATGGGACCGATATCATTTGGTGATCATAACCCAAGTTAAGAAAATTACTACTGATTTTAAATAAATCTTAACCATAGTCCAGGAGGGAGAGCCAGAGGGAGTTGAGGGGAGTTTGCAGCTACCCCAACAGCAGGCGATCGCTCAGAACTTGATGCAGCGCCTAGAAAAGGGACACCAGTGGTTGCGAGAAGCCCCTCCCGTCTTACAGAGAGCCTTTCAGCATTTATATCTCCCCGGATTGGTGCATTATTTTCGCCTGGAAATCAAGCATAATCCCGTGGTGTTTAATACCTTAACCTACGATTTGCTCACCCAAATCCGAGGAGGGGTCAGCCAGACTAACGAGGAACTCCAGCCAATTCGGACCAGACTCGATGAAGGAGTGGATACCTTTATCGCCTCTTGTCAGGGGTTAGAGGAACAGTTTAATCAATTTCTGAACACCTTAAAAGGGACTCCTCCAGTGCCAGCGGATTTTGCCACTTTTATTGAGGAAAAACCCCAGGAATTTTTTGGCAGAGAATTTGTATTTGAGGCCATTCAGCAATTTTGCCAGAACCAAGCCAATGGTTATTTTATCGTAGAAAGGGAATTTAATACATAGTCATGGTGGAATAAAAATGATCACCAGTATTCTAAAGAGAGTGGCTTCACCGCTTGCATCCGTTGAAAATCGCTGTCCCTAGAAACAATTGTGAGTGGGTTGCGTAAGGCGATCGCAGCAATCCACCAGTCATTTTCCCCAATTCCTAAATTTTCAATCCTTGTCTTCCTGCGCTTCTTTTTATCTTGAAGGCCAAAATGTTCTAAGATTTCCGCCTTAAATTGAGCGTAAATATCGGCGGTTCCTTCATCAAATAAAATAAATTTTAATATCTTGTAGAAACAATTTAACCTTCGCCAAGTTTTTGGTTTTCTGCTCAGACTTATACGCCATATAAAGCAGTTCGGCTTGCACAATCACGCAAGTCGCAACTTGCGCTTCCCCAACTTCAACAATGCGGTTGATGACGGTTGAATCTCCCTGAATAACGCGGCTACAGGCGTTGGTATCTAGCAGATACCCCCTTAAAACTCCAGAGGGCCACGAGTCTCATAAACCATTTGTAGACAATCCTCCAGGTCATCACCGGACCAAGTTCCGGCGTGTCTGAGTAAAGAGCGACCGGAAGCGGGACGAAAGCGGGGAGGATGGTCTGGAGATGGGGACTGGGGTGGGCCAGAAAGAACAGTCACCCGCACTTGGCATCCAGCTAAGGTATCGGAATGGCTGACAATTTCTTCCCAAGTCCCCTCGATTTCTAGCCCTTTCGCTGTCATACAATTTCCTCCTCAATATTGCGATTAAATTCATTATAGTAGGGACTAAGACCAGATGCCCTATCCTACTTCAACCCCTAGCTATGACTTATGACCGACTTCAGCGATCAACTCAACAAAGTCTCCCCAGAAAAACGACGTTCTGCTCTGGACACTCTGCCCGGTCATCTCCTCAACACAGCCCAAACCGGACGGCTGCACCAATTGCTGACCGATTTTGACTTTATCCAAGCAAAATTAGCGGAGTTGGGGGTGCAAGCCTTAATTGAAGATTACAATTTGGCGATGAAATCCGATGTATTGCTGAACGTGGAACAGAGGGAAACCCTGGAATTAATCGCTGGAGCGTTGCGGCGATCGGCTCATGTTTTAGAAGAGGATACAACCCAACTGGCGGGGCAACTTTGGGGGCGGTTGCTCTCCTTTGATCGGCCTGAAATAATCGCTTTACTGGAACAGACCAAACAAGCCCAGAAAAAACCCTGGTTTCGTCCCCTCACTGCCAACCTCACCCCTCCCGGTGGGTCACTGATTCGCACCTTCTCTGGGCATAGTCGCTGGGTAAATGTAGTAGCGATCGCCCTTGATGGACAAAAAGCGGTTTCCGCATCCTGGGATAACACCCTGAAACTGTGGGATTTGGCTACGGGGTCGGAACTGGCCACTTTCAGGGGGCATAGTTGGTGGGTAAATGCAGTAGCCATTACCCCGGACGGTCAACAAGCGGTTTCCGCATCATTGGATAACGCCCTGAAACTGTGGGATTTGGCTACGGGGTCGGAACTGGCCACCTTCAGGGGGCATAGTGGCTGGGTAAGTGCAGTAGCCATTACCTCAGACGGTCAACAAGCGATTTCCGCATCCTGGGACAATACCCTGAAACTGTGGGATTTGGCTACCGGGTTGGCACTGGCAAATTTCAGGGGGCATAGTGACTGGGTAAATGCAGTAGCCATTACCCCGGACGGTCAACAAGCGGTTTCCGCATCCAGGGATAAAACCCTGAAACTGTGGGATTTGACTACGCGGTGGCAACTGGCCACCTTCAGGAGGCATCATAGTGGCCCGGTACTAGCAGTAGCCATCGCCCCCGACGGGAAACGAGCGGTCTCGGCATCGTCAGATAAAACCCTGAAACTGTGGGATTTGGAGACCGGGACGGAACTCGCCACCCTCAGAGGGCATAGTGGCTGGGTATATGCAGTAGCGATCGCCCCGGACGGAAAACAAGTGGTTTCCGCATCCAGGGATAAAACCCTGAAACTGTGGGATTTGGCCACGGGGGAAGTGTTAGTCACCTTTACCGGGGAGGCTGCAATGGTTTCCTGTGCCATTGCACCGGATGGGGTGACAGTGGTGGCGGGGGATGGGTCGGGGGTGGTGCATTTTCTGCGGTTGGAGGGGTTGAGGGGTTGAGAAACCGGGTTTCTGAGCCAGATTTGGGTGAGGAGGCAAAGGTTATGGTAGAAACCCGGTTTCTCAATTAGTCGTTTGGGTATCCTTCAGAATATCTATTAATGCCTGTTTATCCTTTACCATAGATGACCTCGGCTGAATTGAGGATGCTCTGGCGACGGAGAACATTATGACTCTTGAGATTTCATCATAGTGGTTTCTGGGATAGGGGTGGGTGGGCAAGAAACCGGATTTCTGAGACACTTTGATAAAATAGGATAAATCAAAGGATAAAACGATGCTAGAAATCACCCTAAATTGGAAACCTGACCCCATTAAGAGCCGGTGTTCCACAAATCCGCTTTTTATCCTATCGGATACTTGCACATCCTTTGCCAATGTTTAGAATCATTTAAGATTTTGATAAAAAATTGGAGGATTTGCTCTATCATGGATTTAGCAGCACAAGTATAGCAAAATGTAGAAATTTCGACTCACAATATACTAAAAAAGCCGGTTTTTGTGAGGACTTCCATTCTTGGTGACTAATTTTAGGTTGCTTTCTATAAAAATACCGGGTTATACCAAATCCGATTGTCAAAAGTCGATTTTCTCTTGAGCCCGCGCAGGCGGGCTTCGTCTGTGTAGCCCCACCCTTTCCTTACGGAACGCTACGCGAACAGGGTGCGGGTTTTTATAGACCTTTAAAAACCGGATTCCGTATTATGCTTGCCCAAATCTGGGTCACAAACCCCACATTTTTGATTAACCGGCAGGGCAAGAAAAACACCTTGACTGTTGACCCAGGTTTTTGAGTAGGTTCTCCGGCATAAAATTCCCGAAATTTATCAGAATTCTAACTAGTGCAAGCCAGACCCACCTTTAACTTTCTTTTTTTAAATTCACGAGCAAAATTTATCCCCGTTCAAATGTGATGAAAGCCACTTTTAAAACAGAGCCGGTTCGACTTGAATAGATTCCTCCATAAATCCCTTTTTTTCTGTTAATTCCGGTATTTTATGCTGGGTCATCGGGTAATATTAAGCCTTCGGGCTGGGCTTCAATAGGCCGTGGTTTGGGCTTGGGCTTGCTTGGATTGACCTGTTTTTTCTTCTCCTTCTGGGCAGTGGCCTTATCTTCTTTTGATGCTTTGAGAAACTTGGGAGGTTTCTCCAGAGGGGGGGGCGAGTAAAGCCACAAATTCAAACCCGGTTTTCTCCGGAATAAACTTGGCTTTAATTTGGATAAAGAGCGGACGGCCTTGTTGCTCTTTATCGATGCGGGGATTGAACCGGAATGGCTTAAATGGCGAGTCTTTCCACATCACCGGGACATGGGCCGGTTTCATGAATCGCACCTTTTTCTTAGCCTCAAGTTCTTTAAACTTTTGATAGGTTTGTTCGTCGAAGTTACGAAATACTGAGATAACTGGCACTCGGCAAACGGGAATAAATTGCCACAAGCCGCACAATTTGAACTCGAAATCTTCTAGCT includes:
- a CDS encoding phosphotransferase gives rise to the protein MPNPTLPDYDWLISALPTLEQKLLPDISPPLRIFLHSGEQYWLPASSGNIPQILRGFTKTGDRKNRLVAAAKSCLGKGLKIQTSANSIRLCQINKGVRIFYPNVTLKARQAPQTASSATTNPLPPTWWEREKLGRDDIQKKLGDSIKTPKVLAFGEEAGVAYCLEERVSCQPINPQIDRDRQRMKDQFTPLLMKWYETVEWQPLSTAFKTTPDLLFHQALTSPAMAEIKSAQADTFRQLVDHFSTYEVDVPFSICHGDMCINNVGVTPTGEFILLDWETWGTHPIVAEFARFIISFSVGSEIHNAIRQIYAQRFEQPPEAFEFQLLFYYLLEFSQKLISYSQMQNPQERYRRLQKLPFLDAATEMGQLLKLM
- the ltrA gene encoding group II intron reverse transcriptase/maturase, which translates into the protein MTVAMNTVKTSLKTTETWNAIPWTKVQRKVFKLQKRIFQAAKSGQDAKARRLQKLLTSSYYARLLAVRKVTQDNQGKKTAGIDGVKSLKPKQRLELAKDLGKHSKAKALRRVWIPKPGRDEKRPLGIPIIRDRAEQALVKQALEPEWEARFEGTSYGFRPGRSAHDAIGRIYASINQGSYYVLDADITKCFDKINHEYLLSKLDCCLQHRRQIKQWLKAGVVDNGIFEDTESGTPQGGVISPLLANIALDGMARLIEELYPKRKGQKVKATLIRYADDFVVISPEIEIINQCKIALENWLKFVGLELKPEKTKICHTLREIEVNGEKVTPGFDFLGFTIRQYPVGKYKSGKTGGANSRLIGHKTHIKPSAKAIKAHSEALKGVIKNHKTAPQAALISRLNPIIRGWSNYYSGVVSMETFNQMDHNIWQQLRAWTVSRCGQANLEKLRKYFHKVTVKIGNGKERNEKWLFQAKDGLSLWKHSYTQITRHTLVKPEASPYDGNWSYWATRRGTSLEVPMRVAKLLKKHSGRCSRCGQYFAMEDLMEVDHIQPLSMGGKDEYRNLQLLHRHCHDKKTAEDMQNVKSYQ
- a CDS encoding WD40 repeat domain-containing protein, translated to MTDFSDQLNKVSPEKRRSALDTLPGHLLNTAQTGRLHQLLTDFDFIQAKLAELGVQALIEDYNLAMKSDVLLNVEQRETLELIAGALRRSAHVLEEDTTQLAGQLWGRLLSFDRPEIIALLEQTKQAQKKPWFRPLTANLTPPGGSLIRTFSGHSRWVNVVAIALDGQKAVSASWDNTLKLWDLATGSELATFRGHSWWVNAVAITPDGQQAVSASLDNALKLWDLATGSELATFRGHSGWVSAVAITSDGQQAISASWDNTLKLWDLATGLALANFRGHSDWVNAVAITPDGQQAVSASRDKTLKLWDLTTRWQLATFRRHHSGPVLAVAIAPDGKRAVSASSDKTLKLWDLETGTELATLRGHSGWVYAVAIAPDGKQVVSASRDKTLKLWDLATGEVLVTFTGEAAMVSCAIAPDGVTVVAGDGSGVVHFLRLEGLRG